The Desulfurobacteriaceae bacterium genome contains the following window.
ACAACCTTTGCCAAAGCTTTTGCGAGTTTATCTCTTTTGGAGGGTATAAGTCCAGGAGTAAAGGGAATTTTCCTTCCAAAGATATAATAAGGTTTCTTAGGACTAAAGAGCATTTTTATGGCAATGAGATTTGTAAAATACCCTATTAATGCACCAACTACTGGAAAAGTTAATTCTTTAATCAAGATTTATTTCCTCCAAAACTTTGTAGATTGGTCCTTTAGAAGTCAACTTACTTTCTATTATGCAAACTTTGCTTTCTATTTTTTCTTCAAAAAGATGTTCTTTCATCTTAAATACGTACTGTTTAAACTTTGTGGTATGGCGCATTTTCTTTATTCTCAAGAGAGTAAGATGAGGAACAAACTTTTCTTCCATTGGAAAACCGAAAGGTAAAAGCGCTTGGTCAACTCTCCTTTTTACTTCACCTATTGAACCCGATTCGATACCTATCCAAAGAACCCTTGGAGATTTTAGGCTTGGAAAGACTCCCAAACCCCTGTAAGAGATTTTTGGTGCTTTGACCCCTTTCAGTTTTCCCCTTAGCATTGTAGATATTTGTGGAATCTTCTCTTCCTCAACATCTCCTAAGAAACGGTAAGTA
Protein-coding sequences here:
- the thpR gene encoding RNA 2',3'-cyclic phosphodiesterase encodes the protein MPKKRLFIGTLTEVKGIEEVKSQIELLKIVGKWVEKENLHFTYRFLGDVEEEKIPQISTMLRGKLKGVKAPKISYRGLGVFPSLKSPRVLWIGIESGSIGEVKRRVDQALLPFGFPMEEKFVPHLTLLRIKKMRHTTKFKQYVFKMKEHLFEEKIESKVCIIESKLTSKGPIYKVLEEINLD